The Natronoarchaeum mannanilyticum genome includes the window AGACGGCGCTCTGGCTGATTCCCAGCACGTCGGCCACCTCGTTCTGTGTCAGCCCCCGCTCCCGGAGCGCCTCGGCGAGCATCGACCGGAACGTGGGGAGGAACTCGTCGACGACGATCTCCTCGATGAATCGCATTCTCGGTGGGGAGTTGGCCCTCCCGGGAGATAACTCTGCGGCTCCGCGGACGACGCGGGGGGACGATACCACCGGGATCGGTCGCAGTTTCAGCGCCTGAAACCGTCGCTCGGGCATTAATAAGACGGACCGTATCTGTGGAAACGAGATGGCAGCGATCGAAACCAGCGGTCTGACCAAGCGGTACGGCGACGTTGTGGCGGTCGACGGCATCGACCTCACGGTCGAGGAGGGGGAGGTGTTCGGATTTCTGGGCCCGAACGGCGCAGGGAAGACGACGACGATCGACCTGTTGCTCGATTTTATCCGGCCGACGGAGGGCTCGGCGACGGTGCTGGGGCACGACGCGCAAGCCGAGACCGACGCCGTGCGCGAGCGGGTCGGCGTCCTGCCCGACGGCGTCGGCCTGTACGACCGGTCGACGGGCTACCGGCACCTGGAGTTCGCGATCGAGTCCAAGGGCGGCTCGGAGACGCCCGACGAACTGCTCGATCGGGTCGGCCTCGACCGCGAGGCCGCCGAGCGTCCGGTCGGAGGGTACTCCAAGGGGATGACCCAGCGCCTGACGATGGCGATGGCGCTCGCCGGCGATCCCGACCTGCTCGTGCTCGACGAGCCCTCCAGCGGCCTCGACCCGATGGGGATCCGCGAGATGCAACGGCTCGTCCGCGAGGAAGCCGACAGCGGGACGACGGTGTTCTTCTCCAGCCACATCCTCGGGCAGGTGTCGGCGGTCTGCGACCGCGTCGGCATCCTCGACGAGGGCGAGCTGGTGACCGTCGACACGATCGAGGGGTTGCGCGAGGAGGCCGGCGTCGGCTCGCGGCTCGTGGTGGAGGTCGG containing:
- a CDS encoding ABC transporter ATP-binding protein, encoding MAAIETSGLTKRYGDVVAVDGIDLTVEEGEVFGFLGPNGAGKTTTIDLLLDFIRPTEGSATVLGHDAQAETDAVRERVGVLPDGVGLYDRSTGYRHLEFAIESKGGSETPDELLDRVGLDREAAERPVGGYSKGMTQRLTMAMALAGDPDLLVLDEPSSGLDPMGIREMQRLVREEADSGTTVFFSSHILGQVSAVCDRVGILDEGELVTVDTIEGLREEAGVGSRLVVEVGGDADGRLGGSPTGGVDLTALPGVTAIDREDGNIVVSYTDAAAKAAAIHRLVDAGVEVLDFSTEEATLEDLFAAYTGTDAAAVQEADDEAGEHGDEASGDGVTGRVAAGIGGGDE